The following coding sequences are from one Halorubrum sp. BOL3-1 window:
- a CDS encoding GNAT family N-acetyltransferase, with protein MSDRAYPDAVAGEFPPPPTAFTDREDREVEIRPYEGDDEAHEALVEMYDAFDPADRAQGIPPGGEERIREWLEAILPGDCYNVIAWCGDEAAGHATLVPDGDAYELAIFVHQKYQRAGIGTHLIRGLLGHGQANGVRKVWLTVERWNRAAVSLYKKIGFETSNAESFELEMGLRLNPEADGE; from the coding sequence ATGAGCGACCGAGCGTACCCGGACGCGGTGGCCGGAGAGTTCCCGCCGCCGCCGACCGCGTTCACCGACCGCGAGGACCGCGAGGTCGAGATCCGGCCGTACGAGGGGGACGACGAGGCCCACGAGGCGCTCGTGGAGATGTACGACGCGTTCGACCCGGCCGACCGCGCGCAGGGGATCCCGCCGGGCGGCGAGGAGCGCATCCGCGAGTGGTTAGAGGCGATCCTCCCCGGCGACTGCTACAACGTGATCGCCTGGTGCGGCGACGAGGCGGCCGGCCACGCGACGCTCGTTCCCGACGGCGACGCCTACGAGCTGGCGATCTTCGTCCATCAGAAGTACCAGCGCGCCGGGATCGGCACGCACCTCATCCGCGGGCTGCTCGGCCACGGGCAGGCGAACGGCGTCCGGAAGGTGTGGCTCACCGTCGAGCGCTGGAACCGCGCGGCGGTCTCTTTATACAAGAAGATCGGCTTCGAGACCTCCAACGCCGAGAGCTTCGAACTGGAGATGGGCCTGCGGCTGAACCCCGAGGCCGACGGCGAGTAG
- a CDS encoding DUF5806 family protein, translated as MSDHTGPAADSADETGDSTADRSPSETGDAPGDATDEAGGETDAPDDATGEAGRETDTPGDATGDDVPGDVHKYERFKKMDGARYERVNDFLRDRTYITAREWAIARLCADFRTETGVEMTKIGENLPELVPFMTDTYTPQAVNQARYSFEEKVTKAGATFLYGAMSGFFTAEDLDEMMYEVTEVAKFLLEVEGVDLAVADELEAEDKISEVMRDVRASSADLRGEEVRCPECGHVHEPTEE; from the coding sequence ATGAGCGATCACACCGGTCCGGCGGCCGACTCGGCCGACGAGACCGGCGATTCGACCGCCGACCGCTCACCCTCCGAGACCGGTGACGCCCCCGGCGACGCGACCGACGAGGCCGGAGGAGAGACGGACGCCCCCGACGACGCGACCGGCGAGGCCGGAAGAGAGACGGACACCCCCGGCGACGCGACCGGTGACGACGTGCCCGGCGACGTCCACAAGTACGAGCGGTTCAAGAAGATGGACGGAGCGCGCTACGAGCGCGTCAACGATTTCCTGCGCGACCGGACGTACATCACGGCCCGCGAGTGGGCGATCGCGCGGCTCTGCGCCGACTTCCGCACCGAGACCGGCGTCGAGATGACGAAGATCGGCGAGAACCTCCCCGAACTCGTTCCCTTTATGACCGACACGTACACGCCGCAGGCGGTCAATCAGGCGCGCTACTCCTTCGAGGAGAAGGTGACGAAGGCGGGCGCGACGTTCCTCTACGGCGCGATGTCCGGCTTCTTCACCGCCGAGGACTTAGACGAGATGATGTACGAGGTGACGGAGGTCGCGAAGTTCCTCCTCGAAGTTGAGGGCGTCGACCTCGCGGTCGCCGACGAGCTGGAGGCCGAAGACAAGATCAGCGAGGTGATGCGCGACGTGCGCGCCTCCTCGGCGGACCTCCGCGGCGAGGAGGTCCGCTGTCCCGAGTGCGGCCACGTCCACGAGCCGACGGAGGAGTGA
- a CDS encoding adenylate kinase, protein MSHRILLLGAPGAGKGTQSKRLAAEYGIDHVTTGDALRANKEMETEYGTPKSFMDAGELVPDPVVNEIVQAALDDADGFVLDGYPRNLDQAEYLSSITDLDAVIFLDVDEDVLVDRLTGRRMDPETGDIYHVEFNWPDDEAVQERLVQREDDEEDTVRDRLEVYRENTEPVIEHFRDRGDLVEIDGEAAPDEVFDRIADVVEG, encoded by the coding sequence ATGAGCCATCGAATTCTACTCCTCGGGGCGCCCGGCGCCGGCAAAGGCACACAGAGCAAGAGACTCGCCGCAGAGTACGGTATCGACCACGTCACGACCGGCGACGCGCTCCGCGCGAACAAAGAGATGGAGACCGAGTACGGCACGCCGAAGTCGTTCATGGACGCGGGCGAACTGGTCCCCGACCCGGTCGTTAACGAGATCGTTCAGGCCGCGCTCGATGACGCCGACGGGTTCGTCCTCGACGGCTACCCGCGCAACCTCGATCAGGCGGAGTACCTCTCTTCGATTACGGATCTGGACGCCGTGATCTTCCTCGACGTCGACGAGGATGTCCTCGTCGACCGGCTCACGGGTCGGCGGATGGACCCCGAGACCGGCGATATCTACCACGTCGAGTTTAATTGGCCCGACGACGAGGCGGTCCAGGAGCGGCTCGTCCAGCGCGAGGACGACGAGGAAGACACCGTCCGCGACCGGCTGGAGGTGTACCGAGAGAACACGGAGCCGGTCATCGAGCATTTCCGCGACCGGGGCGATCTCGTCGAGATAGATGGTGAGGCCGCTCCCGACGAGGTCTTCGACCGGATCGCCGACGTCGTCGAAGGCTAA
- a CDS encoding universal stress protein, with protein sequence MKVLCGIGGSDDSLRALDRTVERAAAANDDLTIAVVDNDDSSTSPDEVTDRAAATVDGAGIDAEVRRVEGDPGSRLVEIAETEGFEEIVLGGGHTSPMGKITIGSIAEFVLLNAKTSVTLVR encoded by the coding sequence ATGAAGGTGCTTTGCGGGATCGGCGGCAGCGACGACTCGCTCCGCGCGCTCGACCGGACGGTCGAGCGCGCGGCGGCCGCGAACGACGACCTGACGATCGCCGTGGTCGACAACGACGACTCCTCGACGTCGCCCGACGAGGTCACGGACCGCGCCGCGGCGACGGTCGACGGGGCGGGGATCGACGCCGAGGTGCGACGCGTCGAGGGAGACCCGGGGAGCCGACTGGTCGAGATAGCCGAGACGGAGGGGTTCGAGGAGATCGTCTTGGGCGGGGGACACACGAGTCCGATGGGGAAGATCACGATCGGCTCGATCGCGGAGTTCGTCCTGTTGAACGCCAAGACCTCGGTCACGCTGGTCAGATGA